A window of Strix aluco isolate bStrAlu1 chromosome 11, bStrAlu1.hap1, whole genome shotgun sequence contains these coding sequences:
- the PDE12 gene encoding 2',5'-phosphodiesterase 12 — protein sequence MWRGLRSALSRLCGPPAAPRARGGMERAVVRCVPSEPKLSLRLVLPDGSARHMQRDQAEPLGRALARIATNAAKGRAKAAKKSKKARAEGGPAGEAAAAPAVRLFSRDGEAVAEEVPNAAAWQDGAVLQIGEAQYRVERNPPALTELRLPRSLLAGFPVCPKVSAEFAAPQHCLFRWYRERRPAAGGGEEAAEGDGGPAWVEAAAAERVFTPSNALVGLRLKLRCTPGDGAQRYGPPREVESSGPVEAGPGACTFDSRHLYTRKVCGEGAVRAVSYNILADTYAQTEFSRTVLYPYCAPYALELDYRQNLLKKELAGYSADLVCLQEVDKSVFVDSLAPALDAFGLEGLFKIKEKQHEGLATFYRRDKFSLLSQHDIAFSEALLSDPLHKELCDKLAKYPLVQEKVLQRSSVLQVSVLQSTSDPSRKICVANTHLYWHPKGGNIRLIQIAVALSHIKHVTCDLYPGIPVIFCGDFNSTPSSGTYSFISSGGIAEDHEDWVSNGEEERCNMPLSHPFKLLSACGEPAYTNYVGGFHGCLDYIFIDKNALEVEQVIPLPSHEEVTTHQALPSVSHPSDHIALVCDLKWK from the exons atGTGGCGCGGACTGCGCTCCGCCCTCAGCAGGCTCtgcgggccgcccgccgccccccgcgcccgcggcGGCATGGAGCGGGCCGTGGTGCGGTGCGTGCCGTCCGAGCCCAAGCTGAGCCTGCGGCTCGTGCTCCCCGACGGCAGCGCCAGGCACATGCAGCGGGACCAGGCGGAGCCGCTGGGCCGGGCGCTGGCCCGCATCGCCACCAACGCCGCCAAGGGCCGCGCCAAGGCGGCGAAGAAGAGCAAGAAGGCGCGGGCggagggcggcccggcgggggaAGCGGCAGCGGCGCCGGCCGTGCGGCTCTTCTCCCGGGACGGGGAGGCGGTGGCTGAGGAGGTGCCCAACGCGGCGGCCTGGCAGGACGGCGCCGTGCTGCAGATCGGGGAGGCGCAGTACCGCGTGGAGCGCAACCCGCCGGCCCTCACCGAGCTCCGCCTGCCGCGCTCGCTCCTGGCCGGCTTCCCCGTGTGCCCCAAGGTGAGCGCCGAGTTCGCCGCGCCGCAGCACTGCCTCTTCCGCTGGTACCGCGAGCGGCGgcccgcggccggcggcggggaggaggcggcggagggCGACGGCGGCCCGGCCTGGGTggaggcggcggccgccgagCGCGTCTTCACGCCCTCCAACGCGCTGGTGGGGCTGCGGCTGAAGCTGCGCTGCACGCCCGGGGACGGAGCGCAGCGCTATGGGCCGCCCCGCGAGGTGGAGAGCAGCGGGCCCGTGGAGGCCGGCCCCGGCGCCTGCACCTTCGACTCCCGGCACCTCTACACCAGGAAGGTCTGCGGCGAGGGCGCCGTTCGCGCTGTCTCCTACAACATCCTGGCCGACACCTACGCCCAGACGGAGTTCTCCCGCACCGTGCTCTACCCGTACTGCGCTCCCTACGCCCTGGAGCTCGACTACCGGCAGAACCTCCTCAAGAAGGAGCTGGCGGGCTACAGCGCCGACCTCGTCTGCCTACAAGAGGTGGATAAGTCCGTCTTCGTGGACAGCTTGGCTCCAGCCCTGGATGCTTTTGGACTCGAAGGGCTCTTCAAGATCAAGGAGAAGCAGCACGAAGGCCTGGCCACTTTCTACCGCAGGGACAAGTTCAGCCTCCTTAGCCAGCACGACATAGCTTTCAGCGAAGCCCTGCTCTCGGACCCGCTGCACAAGGAGCTGTGTGATAAACTGGCCAAGTACCCCTTGGTGCAGGAGAAGGTGCTGCAGAGGTCCTCAGTGCTGCAG GTTTCAGTTCTTCAGTCTACAAGTGATCCTTCCAGGAAGATTTGTGTAGCTAATACCCACCTCTACTGGCACCCAAAAG GTGGGAACATTCGTCTCATCCAAATCGCTGTAGCCTTGTCCCACATCAAGCATGTAACATGTGACTTGTATCCTGGTATACCAGTCATATTCTGTGGAGATTTTAATAGTACACCGTCGTCAGGAACTTACAGTTTTATTAGCAGTGGTGGCATTGCTGAAGATCATGAAGACTGGGTCTCAAATGGTGAAGAAGAAAGGTGCAACATGCCTCTAAGCCATCCTTTCAAACTGCTAAGTGCTTGCGGAGAACCTGCTTATACAAACTACGTTGGTGGGTTTCATGGATGCCTGGACTATATTTTCATTGACAAAAATGCTTTAGAGGTTGAACAGGTCATTCCATTGCCAAGTCATGAAGAAGTAACAACCCATCAGGCTTTGCCAAGTGTTTCACATCCTTCTGATCATATAGCACTAGTATGTGACTTAAAGTGGAAATAG